One window from the genome of Hyalangium gracile encodes:
- a CDS encoding pyridoxal-dependent decarboxylase, which yields MSQERDEEVPHLKSEDFRRLGHQMVDWIADYWERMESFPVRSQVKPGEVLAKLPVHPPEQGLGGAQGWDAVFKDLDSVVLPGVTHWQSPSFFAYFPANASGPSVLGDLLSSGLGVQGMLWSTGPSCTELETRVLDWLAELTGLPESFRSTSGTGGGVIQGTASEATLVAMVAARARVRRKRPGHAPLVAYSSTQAHSSVLKAAMLSGVARDASDTTHVRLLETDAGYALRPELLERAITEDLAAGRQPFFVCATLGTTSSGAMDPLGPISQVMERTGLTAMGGWLHVDAAWAGSALLCPEHQGLAAGIEAVDSVAFDAHKWLLTNFDCDAFYTRDRAGLVDALSVTPEYLRNAASASGAVIDYRDWQVELGRRFRALKLWFVLRHYGAQGLRAYLREHIRLAGLFESWVREDGRFELAVPRSLSLVCFRLAPRPGEPPEATDARNRGLLERLNATGSAFLSHTVLPGVDGAPARYVLRMAIGAPRTEERHVRACWEALQRLVGE from the coding sequence GGATTTCCGCCGCCTGGGCCACCAGATGGTGGACTGGATCGCGGACTACTGGGAGCGGATGGAGTCCTTCCCCGTGCGCTCCCAGGTGAAGCCGGGCGAGGTGCTGGCGAAGCTGCCAGTCCACCCACCGGAGCAGGGGCTCGGTGGGGCGCAGGGCTGGGACGCCGTCTTCAAGGATCTCGACTCGGTGGTGCTGCCGGGCGTCACCCACTGGCAGTCCCCCTCCTTCTTCGCCTACTTCCCGGCGAACGCCTCGGGCCCGTCGGTGCTCGGCGATCTGCTGTCCTCGGGGCTGGGCGTCCAGGGGATGCTGTGGTCCACGGGACCCTCGTGCACGGAGCTGGAGACGCGGGTGCTGGACTGGCTGGCGGAGCTCACGGGGCTGCCGGAGTCCTTCCGCTCCACCTCGGGCACGGGGGGCGGCGTCATCCAGGGCACCGCGAGCGAGGCCACGCTGGTGGCCATGGTGGCGGCCCGCGCGCGCGTGCGGCGCAAGCGCCCCGGCCATGCGCCCCTCGTCGCGTACTCCTCCACGCAGGCGCACTCCTCCGTCCTCAAGGCGGCCATGCTGTCCGGAGTGGCGAGGGACGCCAGCGACACCACGCACGTGCGCCTGCTGGAGACGGACGCCGGCTACGCCCTGAGGCCGGAGCTGCTGGAGCGGGCCATCACCGAGGACCTGGCCGCGGGCCGCCAGCCCTTCTTCGTCTGCGCCACGCTCGGCACCACCTCCTCGGGAGCGATGGATCCGCTGGGGCCGATCAGCCAGGTGATGGAGCGCACGGGCCTGACGGCCATGGGAGGCTGGCTGCATGTGGACGCGGCCTGGGCGGGCTCGGCGCTCCTGTGCCCGGAGCACCAGGGACTGGCCGCGGGCATCGAGGCGGTGGACTCCGTCGCCTTCGATGCGCACAAGTGGCTGCTGACCAACTTCGACTGCGACGCCTTCTACACGCGAGACCGGGCCGGCCTGGTGGACGCGCTCAGCGTGACGCCGGAGTACCTGCGCAACGCCGCCAGCGCCAGCGGCGCGGTGATCGACTACCGGGACTGGCAGGTGGAGCTCGGCCGCCGCTTCCGAGCGCTGAAGCTGTGGTTCGTGCTGCGCCACTACGGCGCGCAGGGCCTGCGAGCCTATCTGCGCGAGCACATCCGCCTGGCCGGGCTGTTCGAGTCCTGGGTGCGCGAGGATGGGCGCTTCGAGCTGGCGGTGCCGCGCTCGCTGAGCCTGGTGTGCTTCCGCCTCGCGCCGCGCCCGGGCGAGCCACCCGAGGCCACGGATGCGCGCAACCGCGGCCTGCTGGAGCGGCTGAACGCCACTGGCAGCGCCTTCCTCTCGCACACGGTGCTGCCTGGGGTGGACGGTGCGCCCGCGCGGTACGTGCTGCGCATGGCCATCGGCGCCCCTCGCACGGAGGAGCGCCACGTCCGCGCCTGCTGGGAAGCGCTCCAACGGCTCGTCGGGGAGTGA